The following proteins are encoded in a genomic region of Alphaproteobacteria bacterium:
- a CDS encoding acyl-CoA dehydrogenase — protein sequence MKPDLERLAEWVGRAETTQDVVTARKVAAMAATLDRDDPPPQDGDPLPPLWHWMFHAPIVRVSEVGPDGHPALGGFMPPVPLPQRMFAGGRLWFRRPVRVGEAIERRAEIAAVTPKTGSSGELVFVTVRHLISTAAGVAIEEEQDIVYREAVALRPGERAPAEVSGLPWRRRITPGPVMLFRYSALTFNGHRIHYDWPYATREEGYPGLVVHGPLIATYLAELCRDSNDGRALESFAFRARAPLFDTAPFEVAGGPAAAGDACTLIATGPGGETAMTATATLARAPG from the coding sequence ATGAAACCGGACCTCGAACGGCTCGCGGAATGGGTCGGACGCGCCGAGACAACCCAAGACGTGGTAACGGCGAGGAAGGTCGCGGCGATGGCGGCCACGCTCGACCGCGACGACCCGCCACCGCAAGACGGCGATCCGCTGCCGCCGCTGTGGCACTGGATGTTCCATGCCCCGATCGTGCGCGTTTCCGAGGTCGGGCCCGACGGCCATCCGGCGCTGGGCGGGTTCATGCCACCGGTCCCGCTGCCGCAACGCATGTTCGCCGGCGGCCGGCTGTGGTTCCGGCGTCCGGTGCGCGTCGGCGAGGCGATCGAACGCCGCGCCGAGATTGCCGCCGTCACGCCCAAGACCGGCTCCAGCGGTGAATTGGTATTCGTCACCGTTCGTCACCTGATCTCGACCGCGGCGGGCGTGGCCATCGAGGAAGAACAGGACATCGTCTACCGCGAAGCCGTCGCCTTGCGACCGGGAGAACGGGCGCCTGCCGAGGTTTCGGGACTGCCCTGGCGGCGACGGATCACGCCCGGACCGGTGATGCTTTTCCGCTATTCGGCGCTGACCTTCAACGGCCACCGTATCCACTACGACTGGCCCTATGCGACGCGGGAGGAGGGCTACCCCGGACTGGTCGTACACGGCCCGCTGATCGCGACCTATCTGGCCGAGCTGTGCCGTGACAGCAACGACGGCCGTGCCCTCGAGAGCTTCGCCTTTCGTGCCCGCGCCCCGCTTTTCGATACCGCGCCGTTCGAAGTCGCCGGCGGCCCGGCGGCGGCCGGCGACGCCTGTACGTTGATCGCGACCGGGCCCGGCGGAGAAACGGCAATGACCGCGACGGCGACACTCGCGCGCGCGCCGGGCTGA
- a CDS encoding lytic transglycosylase F — MAIEGCTIRLAGGWMIRALIVALMVYLPALVGPSPTRAADEPPATFDTEAIMNLANEPWTGDFAAMKDRRFIRVLVSHSMTNFFIAAGRNHGFEYELMDEYGKFLNGKTKRGNRIEMVYVPVPFDDLIPALREGRGDIIAAGMTETPTRAEKVQFTKPYMPAVDEIVVANKSVKGLRNLDSLSGKNIYVVAGSSYIPSLKRVSDDMVGRGLVAIGIQTAPSEFEAEDILQLVNAGIIDMTVVDNHIAEIWSSVLPEIEPYPEIAVNKEGWIAWAIRQDSPELLKSLNAFVAKHRRGSRMGNILFKKYFENTKWVTNPVTPAEQKKLDKYDELFKKYAEEYGFDWQLIAALSYQESGFDQSRRSKQGAEGLMQIKPSTARDKNVNIPDIKSAENNVHAGVKYLAFLRDFYFSGAEIEPESGVRLSLAAYNAGPGNIAKMRKAAAKSGLDPNKWFNNVARITLERIGSQPVVYVANINKYYYAYKLADEKLARRQQELEALKKEEGGE, encoded by the coding sequence ATGGCAATCGAAGGGTGCACAATTCGCTTAGCCGGCGGCTGGATGATCCGCGCGCTGATCGTTGCTCTCATGGTCTATCTGCCGGCACTCGTTGGCCCGTCGCCGACACGCGCAGCCGACGAGCCGCCGGCAACCTTCGACACCGAAGCCATCATGAATCTGGCCAACGAGCCGTGGACCGGTGATTTCGCGGCCATGAAAGATCGGCGGTTTATCCGCGTCCTGGTCAGCCACAGCATGACAAATTTCTTCATCGCCGCCGGCCGTAATCACGGCTTCGAATACGAGCTGATGGACGAGTACGGGAAATTCCTCAACGGCAAGACCAAGCGCGGCAACCGCATCGAGATGGTTTACGTTCCGGTGCCCTTCGACGATCTGATCCCGGCGCTTCGCGAAGGGCGCGGCGATATCATCGCGGCGGGAATGACGGAGACCCCGACACGCGCCGAAAAGGTGCAATTTACGAAGCCCTATATGCCCGCGGTCGACGAGATCGTCGTCGCCAACAAGTCGGTAAAGGGATTGCGGAACCTCGACAGCCTGTCGGGCAAGAATATCTATGTCGTTGCCGGTAGTTCCTATATTCCCAGCCTCAAAAGGGTCAGCGATGATATGGTTGGCCGCGGTTTGGTCGCCATCGGCATCCAGACCGCGCCGTCCGAATTCGAGGCCGAGGATATTCTGCAGCTGGTCAATGCCGGTATCATCGACATGACCGTGGTCGACAACCATATCGCGGAAATCTGGTCGAGCGTGCTGCCCGAAATCGAGCCCTATCCCGAGATCGCGGTCAACAAGGAGGGCTGGATCGCTTGGGCGATCCGGCAGGACAGTCCGGAGTTGCTAAAGAGCCTGAACGCGTTCGTCGCCAAGCATCGCCGCGGCAGCCGGATGGGCAATATCCTGTTCAAGAAATACTTCGAGAATACCAAGTGGGTGACGAACCCGGTGACCCCGGCCGAACAGAAGAAGCTCGACAAGTACGACGAGCTGTTCAAGAAGTACGCCGAGGAGTACGGATTCGATTGGCAGTTGATCGCGGCCCTGTCGTATCAGGAATCCGGGTTCGACCAGTCCCGCCGCAGCAAGCAGGGCGCGGAGGGCCTGATGCAGATCAAACCCAGCACGGCGCGGGACAAGAACGTCAATATTCCCGATATCAAGAGTGCCGAGAACAACGTGCACGCGGGAGTCAAATACCTCGCGTTCCTGCGCGATTTCTACTTTTCCGGCGCGGAAATCGAACCCGAGTCGGGCGTGCGCCTATCGCTAGCGGCTTACAACGCCGGGCCGGGCAATATCGCAAAAATGCGAAAGGCGGCCGCGAAGTCCGGGTTGGACCCGAACAAGTGGTTCAACAATGTTGCCCGCATCACCCTCGAGCGAATCGGTTCACAGCCGGTCGTCTATGTCGCCAACATCAACAAGTACTATTACGCCTACAAGCTGGCCGACGAAAAGCTGGCCCGGCGCCAGCAGGAACTCGAGGCGCTTAAGAAGGAAGAGGGCGGGGAGTAG
- a CDS encoding aminopeptidase P family protein: MTADSFALNDDWSRLADIRPLPDIETGKMVRYRLDRVRGELARRGIPLCVLFNPVSLRYAADLREFPTFQSHVPYMYLAIPAAGPVIAYGGYAPPATGGDSVIDEARPARNLSAFIGGPNIDEQARLFGRDMKALMAEIGADDRRIAVEYVSPLATQALLQEGLDVLDAQGLMEDARLIKSAEEIACMKWSIAVAEHAMAKMKEALRPGVRENQLWGLLNYANLANDGDWHDTRLLASGPRTNPWPCEASERPVEDGDLVAFDTDMIGPFGYCADISRTYHCGPSRPTAEQRGLYTLSHEELQHNLGLLKAGTTFREISERAFKKPAGCRGYSSVIHGVGLCDEYPRVPFPENWDSKGYDGVIRPDTVICVESYAGYEGGREGVKLEEQVLVKSDGIEILSQFPFEEELLA; encoded by the coding sequence ATGACCGCTGACAGTTTCGCCCTCAATGACGATTGGAGCCGGTTGGCCGATATTCGCCCGCTGCCCGATATCGAGACCGGAAAGATGGTGCGCTATCGGCTCGACCGGGTGCGCGGCGAGCTGGCGCGCCGCGGCATTCCGCTCTGTGTGCTGTTCAATCCGGTCAGCCTCCGTTATGCCGCCGACCTGCGCGAATTTCCGACCTTCCAATCGCACGTACCCTACATGTACCTGGCGATCCCGGCGGCGGGTCCGGTCATCGCCTATGGCGGCTACGCCCCGCCGGCGACCGGCGGCGACAGCGTCATCGACGAAGCGCGACCGGCGCGCAATCTCAGCGCCTTTATCGGCGGACCCAACATCGACGAGCAGGCGCGTCTGTTCGGCCGCGACATGAAGGCGTTGATGGCGGAAATCGGCGCCGACGACCGCCGTATCGCGGTCGAATATGTCAGCCCGCTGGCGACCCAGGCGCTGCTCCAGGAAGGCCTCGACGTGCTCGACGCACAAGGCCTGATGGAAGACGCACGATTGATAAAATCCGCCGAGGAAATCGCCTGCATGAAGTGGTCGATCGCGGTCGCCGAGCACGCCATGGCGAAGATGAAGGAGGCGCTTCGTCCCGGTGTCCGCGAAAACCAGCTCTGGGGCCTGCTGAACTATGCCAACCTGGCCAACGACGGCGACTGGCACGATACTCGCCTGCTGGCCTCGGGGCCGCGGACCAACCCGTGGCCGTGTGAGGCCAGCGAGCGGCCGGTCGAGGATGGCGATCTTGTCGCCTTCGACACCGACATGATCGGGCCCTTCGGCTATTGTGCCGATATCTCACGGACCTATCATTGCGGGCCGAGCCGGCCGACCGCCGAGCAGCGCGGCCTCTACACGCTTTCCCATGAGGAACTCCAGCACAACCTCGGGCTGCTGAAGGCGGGCACGACGTTCCGCGAGATCAGCGAGCGGGCATTCAAAAAGCCCGCCGGCTGCCGCGGCTATTCCAGCGTCATCCACGGCGTCGGCCTGTGCGACGAATACCCCCGCGTGCCGTTTCCCGAGAACTGGGACTCGAAGGGATACGACGGTGTCATTCGGCCGGATACGGTGATCTGCGTCGAGAGCTATGCCGGCTATGAAGGCGGCCGCGAAGGCGTCAAGCTCGAGGAGCAGGTGCTGGTCAAATCCGATGGCATCGAAATCCTGTCGCAATTTCCCTTCGAAGAAGAGCTTTTAGCCTAA